Within Dreissena polymorpha isolate Duluth1 chromosome 13, UMN_Dpol_1.0, whole genome shotgun sequence, the genomic segment aacatggccgccagtgggcggggcatttttctctatatgtgtaTACTGAAaccatgtgaacacagtagaagtcacctttttggcccaattttcatgaaaattgctcagaacatttgtttccttgatacgagagtcgagttaaaaaatggttccggtcagttgaataacatggctgctgggagtggggcagttttctcattatgccccccccccctctttcgaagaggggtatattgttttgctcatgtcggtccgtccgtccaacagatgatttccggatgataactcaagagcgcttataccaagggtcatgaaacttcataggtacattgatcatgactcgcagatgacccatattgattttcaggtcactaggtcaaaggtcaaggtcacggtgacccaaagcagtttTCTAATTgtgtattgatggatttaaacgttcgtctttgtacgATAGcgacatttaacatgtattatactaAAATGTTAACGGAAACAGACCGAGttatcttcatttttttggagttgatagtgagAAAAACTACATAAATGAGCcaaattaagattcgttgaccttggccttttagtaaattaagtaTTTGGATTAACAaccacaaatcatagtttcaagaataagtgttatcttatacttatttcgtgaattatcatactgaatACACATATTGATGTCGAggcattattttaataatgttgaacattaagttattggtttcaTGGAGTATTACACATTTTGGTatacatcgtacaatatgttttattcatgttggtgacttcttaattgagttgatcctTTATACATTGTGTATATCTAAAAAAAACtgcatcttatttattatagattgtgtttatgttttgtaaagaattggtatgtacgttgaaaaataaatttaatattacaaataacattatctatcaaatctacGTCAGGTGATAATGTCATTGTGTTACGATTGTTAATTGAttcatcctgcattggcgccacctcctttcATTAGCACCATCtactaagcattggctccatctcttttggaaaaatgcaaaataatctactacgtcggcaaaaagcaatatttttgtgcaagcagcatctaatgtatggtGTACACAATCGcttgatgccgttagcgatttaattgggtggacatttctcgtcacacaggaaaaactcatcgaaatgcttcttaaaactccaccatgccacaacttataaaggttctcacgtttttaaatgggttgagaatgtacgtGTCGGTACATTTTTGGACGaatcaatcttcgctgaatcgcactacattgcccgatttttaaaaataatgcgatctatgttgaaaaaaacatgtaaaatttaaCCACCCTGTAAAATTGACcatgacatttcaaaacatccgggcctgagcgctaCCTCGGAAGTTGTattggcgcgcgtgattaacggccgtggatTAGGGTATGTCGTagtgtgttttcaacaattgcataATAAGTACAAggtttgattaatttaattataaatattccaCCATATAGAcgaatttattaagcatgagcgcgatgattcacgatactattaataatagaatcaaataacaatgtccgACCAACCACAAAAACAGGTATGTTTGAAGaatgcgcgtataaatatttcaaacaaggCTCAACTCTTCTGCGTACCTATTGCGTTATGTCGTATGGCGTCATCGGCACACTCCCTACAACGGGCCTGCATGTCAGTGTCCAGTAGGCCCGGGCCCCAGTTGAGGACCCGAACTGCTTCTTTCTCAGTAGCAACCACTTGGAAGAACATGTACCTGGCAGCCTTGCCTGAAAATCACAAATATTATGATATGACTTCAGgttgtttttttcttgattttgggaAAGGCCTGGCCTtcctttttggaaaaaatatcgACACAACTAAAACAGGGGAAGACATTTCCCAAAATTTGGTTGAATTTTGAGaaaattacatcattttaacaaaattcTCTTACGGGGAAGACTCCTATctcttgggggaaggggcctataTAAGGCGCTTTCTTAAGAAGGAAAACACATTCTGGGAAAAATTGGCTTAATGTATGcaagtaaagtgtcatcccaggtaagGCTGTGCAGTTGTTTTTCGGCTCATTCATATTTGAAAAAGGTATATGTTTTTAATCAATGTTACTTTAAAATTCCTATTGAAGGTGTTTTGTGTGTGTAGATTTCAACATTTAGTTCTCATCCAGGTCTATAATGAACCCtagtaaatgtaatattgaaaacacttattctCTAGTATGAAGCATttattagcaaaacaacaacagcaacacttCTTTCCCAACTTTCAATTTTAGTTAAGACGCCCCTATTTTACCTAATCCAAAgagacccggccccattcccaaaatgtcAAACAAAAACACTGGATAAAATAAAGTATTCGTAAGACTTGTTTATGAAATCATACTGTACTAAATTATTAAGTGAATGGTCACTCATAATGTTTATAAATGACCATTCACTAAATAATTTAGTACAGTACATTTGATAAGCACACCCCAAATCAAAGTAGCTATTTTAGTGTACAATTATCATGCAGACTACTCTTTGTTCGTTATGCATGTCATTGAGAGCTAAATAATCTCTGTTAAACTTTAATTTGTTGGGAATTTATGCAGGGCATATTCACACTCCTATAGTCCAGGGCCCTTCCAGTGGTGAAGTGCTAAATTCCTTACAATGGTggaatttattaacattttttaataactttaaataatgaatgtaaaatttatttattttatattaatttaacacTTGTTTtcgtatatttaattaaaatttaaacctTTTTTACAAAGGAGATAGTCCAAAATGTGGACCAAAATAAATCCTCTTATAAGAATGAAATTCCAATTAAaagtaaatcaaattaaaaaaaattcctcTTTTactgtttaaatgtaatttttcttgatatcaaaatatatatcaataatacCAAGAGTACCTGCACAGTAAATAGACCAAGATGATAACGGCTTGATAGCAGCTCGGGACGACACATTAATGATGACCATAGACTCCGTGCCAGCACAGCATTCCATGAATGCAGTATTCACAAGAATGGCACCTGTCACATTGACCTTCATGGCATGATCAAGTATCTCTGCATCTTTAATCTGCAACGTGAACTTCGTGACATCGCCTATAACGCCTGCATTGTGAATGATAATACACTGCTCAAAATCTGATGGGCTgatgttacttttatttattatagttCTTAAATTTTCAGTTGAACATTCCTTCAACACACTTTggtcaaatttgtgaaaatgtaCACGAACATTTGGACTTTGGTAGTGTATCTTTTCTGTTACACCTTTAAGCTTTTCTGCGTTTCGAGCTAAAAGCAACAGCGCTGAATTTGCCGGTAAAAGTGAAGCAAATTTCTCTGCCAGGCTGGCCCCATAGCCTTGGCTGGCCCCAGTCACGATGCAAAATGTTTTCTTCGAGAAGAATGTGCCACTCATTCTGGGATCTAATCTGAAAGCTTGTTCTTCGTTGTTCTAAAATGAAGTAAGAAAAGAA encodes:
- the LOC127855892 gene encoding sepiapterin reductase-like, coding for MSGTFFSKKTFCIVTGASQGYGASLAEKFASLLPANSALLLLARNAEKLKGVIGDVTKFTLQIKDAEILDHAMKVNVTGAILVNTAFMECCAGTESMVIINVSSRAAIKPLSSWSIYCAGKAARYMFFQVVATEKEAVRVLNWGPGLLDTDMQARCRECADDAIRHNAIDAYEQGKLLSCEESADKLVIVLDRNDYKSGSHIDVYDV